A single genomic interval of Nitratidesulfovibrio sp. SRB-5 harbors:
- a CDS encoding putative bifunctional diguanylate cyclase/phosphodiesterase → MSDQKGQDSAESVWHAAATGHGQAPGPSNRHDPRSGGTPPDSGRDPLPDLPPPAAPLSVVASAHAPPASPQISPEPAPYDDAPSRARHAVPFPHAPSPLPDGDTAQSFRVLADHLADWESWEDADGKVVFVTPACQRITGYSLESFRANARFIEGIMHPEDLPLWRKHREMVASGAEMVEVEVRVRTQDGRERWLACTSRRLHDAEGTSLGVRFSGRDVTDRKIMLTQMKHQAWHDPLTGLPNRALCLDRIDRSLHRARRGVDNVCAVAFLDLDRFKVVNDSMGNSAGDQVLREVARRLAENTRTIDTVSRLGSDEFILLLDEVRSEEEALITVQRICTSLEPPLEVAGRQIRISASVGVVMNRGGGNADEMLRNANIAMHHVKEHGGDGMAVFQPSMLEQAMNLMQLEIDLHRALDNNEFFLVYQPIMSLHDRRLTGFEALVRWNHPDRGIVGPSEFIPVSESTGQIHQVGHWVLAEACRALAAWREQQPSMRGVIMHVNLSARQLSQPGLVEQVAAVLRETGLPARCLKLEVTETMLMENPDYANLVLRRLKEIGVRLCIDDFGTGYSSLSYLQQFPIDTLKVDQSFVARMCREPGHFKIVQAVVALAHSLGLDVVAEGVEEEEQRIMLSELSCEGGQGYLFSRPVPGEDVPGLFVDRSRH, encoded by the coding sequence GTGAGCGACCAGAAGGGACAGGACTCTGCGGAAAGCGTGTGGCACGCCGCAGCCACCGGACACGGCCAGGCGCCGGGTCCGTCGAACAGGCACGACCCGCGCTCCGGCGGCACGCCGCCTGATTCCGGGCGGGACCCCCTGCCCGACCTGCCCCCGCCCGCCGCCCCTCTTTCCGTAGTGGCTTCCGCCCACGCCCCGCCCGCCTCGCCGCAGATTTCCCCGGAACCCGCACCGTACGACGACGCCCCCTCCCGCGCCCGCCACGCCGTGCCCTTTCCGCATGCGCCGTCCCCACTGCCCGATGGCGACACCGCGCAGAGCTTCCGCGTGCTGGCCGATCATCTGGCCGACTGGGAAAGCTGGGAGGACGCCGACGGCAAGGTGGTGTTCGTCACCCCCGCCTGCCAGCGCATCACCGGCTATTCCCTGGAATCGTTCCGCGCCAATGCCCGGTTCATCGAGGGCATCATGCACCCCGAGGACCTGCCCCTGTGGCGCAAGCACCGCGAGATGGTGGCGTCCGGCGCCGAAATGGTCGAGGTGGAGGTGCGCGTGCGCACCCAGGATGGCCGCGAACGCTGGCTGGCCTGCACCAGCCGCCGCCTGCACGACGCCGAGGGCACGTCGCTGGGGGTGCGTTTCAGCGGGCGCGATGTCACCGACCGCAAGATCATGCTTACCCAGATGAAGCACCAGGCCTGGCACGACCCGCTCACCGGGCTGCCCAACCGCGCCCTGTGCCTGGACCGCATCGACCGTTCGCTGCACCGCGCCCGGCGCGGGGTCGACAACGTGTGCGCCGTGGCCTTCCTGGACCTGGACCGCTTCAAGGTGGTCAACGACTCCATGGGCAACTCCGCGGGTGACCAGGTGCTGCGCGAGGTGGCCCGGCGCCTGGCCGAGAACACCCGCACCATCGACACCGTATCGCGCCTTGGCAGCGACGAATTCATCCTGCTGCTGGACGAGGTGCGCTCTGAGGAAGAGGCCCTGATCACGGTGCAGCGCATCTGCACCTCGCTCGAGCCGCCGCTGGAGGTGGCGGGCCGCCAGATCCGCATTTCCGCCAGCGTGGGCGTGGTGATGAACCGGGGCGGCGGCAACGCCGACGAGATGCTGCGCAACGCCAACATCGCCATGCACCACGTGAAGGAACACGGCGGCGACGGCATGGCGGTGTTCCAGCCTTCCATGCTCGAACAGGCCATGAACCTGATGCAGCTGGAAATCGACCTGCACCGGGCGCTGGACAACAACGAATTCTTCCTGGTCTACCAGCCCATCATGTCGCTGCACGACCGCAGGCTGACCGGGTTCGAGGCGCTGGTGCGCTGGAACCACCCGGACCGGGGCATCGTGGGGCCGTCGGAATTCATTCCCGTCTCCGAATCCACCGGGCAGATCCACCAGGTGGGCCACTGGGTGCTGGCAGAGGCGTGCCGCGCCCTGGCCGCATGGCGCGAACAGCAGCCCTCCATGCGCGGCGTGATCATGCACGTGAACCTTTCGGCGCGGCAGCTTTCGCAACCGGGCCTTGTGGAGCAGGTGGCCGCCGTGCTGCGCGAAACGGGCCTGCCCGCCAGGTGCCTGAAGCTGGAAGTGACCGAAACCATGCTGATGGAAAACCCGGACTACGCCAATCTGGTGCTGCGCAGGCTGAAGGAAATCGGCGTGCGGCTGTGCATCGACGACTTCGGCACCGGCTATTCCTCGCTCAGCTACCTGCAACAGTTCCCCATCGACACCCTGAAGGTGGACCAGAGCTTCGTGGCGCGCATGTGCCGCGAGCCGGGGCACTTCAAGATCGTGCAGGCCGTTGTGGCGTTGGCGCACAGCCTTGGCCTGGACGTGGTGGCCGAAGGCGTGGAGGAAGAGGAACAGCGCATCATGCTGTCCGAACTTTCGTGCGAGGGCGGCCAGGGCTATCTGTTCTCGCGTCCGGTGCCGGGCGAGGACGTGCCCGGCCTGTTCGTCGATCGGTCCAGACACTAG
- a CDS encoding bacteriohemerythrin has protein sequence MRHVEWSNRFSVGITELDAQHARIIELLNDMAEAAASPEDGSRLRAVLSGLKAHAAAHFSAEEAVVGQVAPELLTFHQGEHLKFLSRVREFTLALDADAHPPMLPLEMFHFLKSWFEDHILGVDMQYAARLRHGFDEAHEPATGTDSGPSA, from the coding sequence ATGCGTCATGTGGAGTGGTCGAACCGGTTCAGCGTGGGCATTACCGAGCTGGACGCCCAGCATGCCCGCATCATCGAACTGCTGAACGACATGGCCGAGGCCGCCGCCAGCCCGGAGGACGGCAGCCGCCTGCGCGCCGTGCTGTCCGGCCTGAAGGCCCATGCCGCCGCGCATTTTTCGGCGGAAGAAGCCGTGGTGGGCCAGGTGGCGCCGGAGTTGCTGACCTTTCATCAGGGCGAGCACCTGAAGTTTCTTTCGCGGGTGCGCGAATTCACCCTGGCGCTCGACGCGGACGCGCACCCGCCCATGCTGCCGCTGGAGATGTTCCACTTCCTGAAGTCGTGGTTCGAAGACCACATCCTGGGCGTGGACATGCAGTACGCGGCGCGGTTGCGCCACGGATTCGACGAGGCGCACGAACCCGCCACGGGGACGGATTCCGGCCCGTCGGCATAG
- a CDS encoding exodeoxyribonuclease III: MLLKLYSWNVNGIRALSGKPEWNWFAGCDGHIVGLQETKAEPEQVPAAHRDPEGWKAWWLASRVKKGYSGVAVFSRVEPLAVHLDMPDPAWQGEGRCIHLEFPAFHYFNIYFPNGGQGEERLNYKLGFYDAFLNHAEDLRRHKPIVVCGDFNTAHRPIDLARPKDNEDISGFLPIERAWMDRFTAAGYVDTFRLVQGDTPHAYSWWSYKTRARERNVGWRIDYFFVSEELRGAVRDAWIDMHVMGSDHCPVGLALDVDM, translated from the coding sequence GTGCTGCTCAAGCTGTATTCCTGGAACGTCAACGGCATCCGCGCCCTGAGCGGCAAGCCGGAATGGAACTGGTTCGCCGGGTGCGACGGCCACATCGTGGGCTTGCAGGAAACCAAGGCCGAGCCGGAACAGGTGCCCGCCGCCCACCGCGATCCGGAGGGCTGGAAGGCATGGTGGCTGGCCTCGCGGGTGAAGAAGGGCTACTCCGGGGTGGCCGTGTTCAGCCGGGTGGAGCCGCTGGCCGTGCATCTGGACATGCCGGACCCCGCCTGGCAGGGCGAAGGCCGGTGCATCCATCTGGAATTTCCGGCCTTCCACTACTTCAACATCTACTTTCCCAACGGCGGGCAGGGCGAGGAGCGGCTGAACTACAAGCTGGGCTTCTACGACGCCTTCCTGAACCACGCCGAAGACCTGCGCCGCCACAAGCCCATCGTGGTCTGCGGCGACTTCAACACCGCGCACCGGCCCATCGACCTTGCCCGGCCCAAGGACAACGAGGACATTTCCGGCTTTCTGCCCATCGAACGGGCATGGATGGACCGCTTCACGGCGGCGGGCTACGTGGACACCTTCCGGCTGGTGCAGGGCGACACGCCCCACGCCTATTCGTGGTGGTCGTACAAGACCCGCGCCCGCGAGCGGAACGTGGGCTGGCGCATCGACTATTTCTTCGTATCCGAGGAACTGCGCGGCGCGGTGCGCGACGCGTGGATAGACATGCACGTCATGGGGTCGGACCACTGCCCGGTGGGGCTGGCGCTGGACGTGGACATGTAG
- a CDS encoding succinate dehydrogenase/fumarate reductase cytochrome b subunit: METDCIAPARPRSRADGWLDWVQMATGAALALFACMHMIFLSSVLFGPGALNGLSGVMDALHLETVGGVLIAIVFCVHATVAARKIPFKAAQAATAWRHARLLHHPETWAWVAQVVTAFILAVFITIHIWTGLTDLPVQALKSAVRVQHGGWFWVFLLVLPALALHLVIGAWRAGVKWGLITRENRADITRKGLYLLGGFLCLSLLTLLRFRLLPLE; encoded by the coding sequence ATGGAAACGGACTGCATCGCCCCGGCCCGGCCACGCTCCCGTGCCGACGGCTGGCTCGACTGGGTGCAGATGGCCACGGGGGCGGCGCTGGCGCTGTTCGCCTGCATGCACATGATCTTTCTTTCCAGCGTGCTGTTCGGCCCGGGTGCCCTGAACGGGCTGTCCGGCGTCATGGACGCCCTGCACCTGGAAACCGTGGGCGGCGTGCTCATCGCCATCGTGTTCTGCGTTCACGCCACGGTGGCCGCCCGCAAGATTCCCTTCAAGGCCGCGCAGGCCGCCACGGCCTGGCGTCACGCGCGCCTGCTGCACCACCCGGAAACCTGGGCCTGGGTCGCGCAGGTGGTTACCGCGTTCATCCTTGCGGTGTTCATCACCATCCACATCTGGACGGGCCTTACCGACCTGCCGGTGCAGGCGCTGAAAAGCGCGGTGCGCGTGCAGCATGGCGGCTGGTTCTGGGTGTTTCTGCTGGTGCTGCCCGCGCTGGCGCTGCATCTGGTCATCGGGGCGTGGCGCGCCGGGGTGAAGTGGGGCCTGATTACCCGCGAAAACCGTGCGGACATCACCCGCAAGGGCCTGTACCTGCTGGGCGGGTTCCTGTGCCTGTCGCTGCTCACCCTGCTGCGCTTCCGGCTGCTGCCGCTGGAATAG